One part of the Apus apus isolate bApuApu2 chromosome 11, bApuApu2.pri.cur, whole genome shotgun sequence genome encodes these proteins:
- the FOXF1 gene encoding forkhead box protein F1 produces the protein MTAEAQQALSSQPPPPPPPVQSSYGPMSSVAEKQPQSSAMDASSSAAPGGASGSATGSGGAPGSSGPKAKKTNAGIRRPEKPPYSYIALIVMAIQSSPSKRLTLSEIYQFLQSRFPFFRGSYQGWKNSVRHNLSLNECFIKLPKGLGRPGKGHYWTIDPASEFMFEEGSFRRRPRGFRRKCQALKPMYSMMNGLSFNHLPESYGFQGSAGGLSCPPNSLSLEGGLGMMNGHLSSNVEGMGLAGHSVPHLPANGGHSYMGSCTGSSAGDYPHHESSVPASPLLAGGGVMEPHSVYSSSASAWAPSASAALNTGASYIKQQPLSPCNPTANPLSSSLSTHSLDQSYLHQNSHNTAELQGIPRYHSQSPSMCDRKEFVFSFNAMASSSMHSAGSGSYYHQQVTYQDIKPCVM, from the exons ATGACTGCAGAAGCGCAGCAGGCTCTGTCCTctcagccccctcctcctcctcctccggtGCAGAGCAGTTACGGCCCCATGTCCTCCGTGGCCGAGAAGCAGCCGCAGAGCTCGGCCATGGACGCCTCCTCCTCCGCGGCCCCCGGCGGGGCGAGCGGCAGCGCCACGGGCAGCGGGGGGGCCCCGGGCAGCAGCGGTCCCAAAGCGAAGAAAACCAACGCAGGGATCCGGCGGCCGGAGAAACCGCCTTATTCTTACATCGCCCTCATCGTCATGGCCATCCAGAGCTCGCCCTCCAAGCGCCTGACCCTCAGCGAGATCTACCAGTTCTTGCAGAGCCGCTTCCCTTTTTTCCGAGGCTCCTACCAGGGCTGGAAAAACTCGGTGCGCCACAATCTCTCGCTCAACGAATGTTTCATCAAGCTGCCCAAGGGGCTGGGACGCCCGGGCAAGGGCCACTACTGGACCATCGACCCGGCCAGCGAGTTCATGTTCGAGGAGGGCTCGTTTCGCCGCCGACCCCGCGGTTTCAGGAGGAAATGCCAAGCGCTGAAGCCCATGTACAGCATGATGAACGGGCTCAGCTTCAACCACCTCCCCGAGAGCTACGGCTTCCAGGGCTCGGCCGGCGGGCTCTCCTGCCCCCCCAACAGCCTCTCCCTCGAAGGGGGCTTGGGGATGATGAACGGGCATTTGTCCAGCAACGTGGAGGGGATGGGCCTGGCCGGACACTCTGTGCCCCACCTGCCCGCTAACGGTGGGCACTCCTACATGGGCAGCTGTACCGGCTCCTCGGCGGGGGACTACCCGCACCACGAGAGCTCCGTGCCCGCCTCCCCCCTGCTCGCCGGCGGCGGGGTGATGGAGCCCCACTCGGTTTATTCCAGCTCGGCCTCTGCGTGGGCTCCCTCCGCCTCGGCGGCCTTGAACACGGGCGCGTCCTACATCAAGCAGCAGCCCCTCTCGCCCTGCAACCCCACCGCCAACCCgctctcctccagcctctccacGCACTCTCTCGACCAGTCCTACCTGCACCAGAACAGCCACAACACCGCCGAGCTGCAAG GCATCCCGCGGTATCACTCCCAGTCTCCGAGCATGTGCGACAGAAAGGAATTCGTCTTCTCTTTCAACGCCATGGCCTCCTCCTCCATGCATTCAGCGGGCAGCGGCTCCTATTACCACCAACAAGTGACATACCAGGACATCAAGCCGTGCGTTATGTGA